The sequence GCTCCACGGCGACCTCGGCGGCGAGCTCGCCCACCTTGCCGAGGAGGCCGAAGCGCCGCACCACCCGGCGCTCTCGCTCCGAGTCCTCCGGCAGCAATTGCAACAGGCCCGCCGCGCTCGCCATGCCCGAGGCCATGAACATGAAGGGCAGGGTGCGCCGCGTCCGCTGCCACACGGGAATGGCCGTGTTCGAGAGGAGCACGGCCGTGTAGCCCGCCAGCGGCAGGCCCAGCACTCCCGCCACGACGGAGGCCCCGGTGCCCAGGGCCTCCAGCGCACCGCCCCGGCGCCTCGACATGCCCGCCACCCTGGAGGCGCCGATGCCCAGTCGCTCCACCACGCCACCCTCACGCCGCAGCAGCGGGGCTCCCACCGCGAGCGTGTTCATTGCGCCGGACACCGAGAGAATCCACGCCCCCATGTTCATGGGCGACGTGGGCCGGAACATGCGCAGCATGTTCAGGAAGCGCGCGGGCCGCCCGAGGTCCTCGATGAGCAGCCCCGAGCCCACCACGTCTCCCGCGAAGCCCACCCACCGGCACCGGCGCCCCAGCGTCTCCAGCTCGCGTCCACCCAGGAGCTCCAACGCCGCGCCCAGCGCGCTCGCCGCGCCCGCCAGGCCTCCCACGTAGAAGTAGAGCGGAATGGTGGGCAGCCACACCGGCGCCTTGATGGCGGGCACGCCGTAGTAGCTCGGCGCGTCCTGCGCGGGGCCGGAGCGCGAGGGAATGGTGGTGAGCAGCGTGGGCACCGGATGCGCCTTGGCCAGGTCCTTCACCTCCTGACCCGCGGCCTCGCCCGCCAGCACGCCCCTGCGCGGGTTGATGTTGCGCCCGTCATGGGCCCGCTCGAGCTGCTCCAGCCGCGTGCCGCCTTCCTCCAGGGACTTCATGTCCGCGCCCCCCGCTCCATCAGCACCACGCCCAGGGCCGCCGCGGCCATGCCCAGCGCTCCCAGCGCCACGGAGGTCCACGCGCCCCGCTGCTTCATCGTCGGCACCACCGGGTCCGGCGGCAGGTTGTAGACCTCGGGCTTGTCCACCAGCAGGAAGA comes from Pyxidicoccus parkwaysis and encodes:
- the nrfD gene encoding NrfD/PsrC family molybdoenzyme membrane anchor subunit gives rise to the protein MKSLEEGGTRLEQLERAHDGRNINPRRGVLAGEAAGQEVKDLAKAHPVPTLLTTIPSRSGPAQDAPSYYGVPAIKAPVWLPTIPLYFYVGGLAGAASALGAALELLGGRELETLGRRCRWVGFAGDVVGSGLLIEDLGRPARFLNMLRMFRPTSPMNMGAWILSVSGAMNTLAVGAPLLRREGGVVERLGIGASRVAGMSRRRGGALEALGTGASVVAGVLGLPLAGYTAVLLSNTAIPVWQRTRRTLPFMFMASGMASAAGLLQLLPEDSERERRVVRRFGLLGKVGELAAEVAVERELSRSEEVSRHLKQGRAGTLWKAARLCTAASLVLDLLPGRQRWKQVASGVLGTAGAVATRYAIYDAGKVSSKDPHATFVPQRQGLGAAEVAKNTVASDGKPLRFPLPVVS